The following DNA comes from Desulfuromonas sp..
CCTGATCTGAAAAAGCGGACCGGTTCGACTGCTGCTGATCGATCAGGGTGTGACCGATTGCGGCTCCGAGTATCGCCCCGAGAGGACCACCCAGCATCATTCCGATTCCACCACCAAATATTTTACCAATCCATGACATTTATCCGACTCCGCTGAAGAAGATGATTCTGGTGCAGAAAATTCAAACTATTTACATCATCCGGGACACTTTGGTACACAGCTGCGCAGCCCTTGATTTGGCGCCAGCGTAAACCGCAAACAGAATGATTTCGATATATCCCGGGATTGAGGGCGCGACTACTTGCCTTTGAAAACGGCGGCCCTCTTCTCGACAAAAGCCAACATCCCTTCGCGCTGGTCCGGCATTGCGAAGCAGAGGGAAAACAGATCGGCTTCATACTTTTCAGCCCGGGCAACGTCCATCTCCAGGCCATTGTCGATCGCCTCTTTACTCAGGCGTACGGCGGTTCGGCTGCGCTGCGCAATAATTGAAGCCATCTCCTGACAGCTTTGCATCAGTTCATCGGCGGCGACAACCTTGTTGACCAGGCCGATGCGATGAGCTTCAGCGGCATCGAACATCTCACCGGTAAAGATGATCTCCTTGGCCTTGCCTTTACCGACCAGACGCGAAAGGCGCTGCGTTCCGGCGAAACCGGGTATAATGCCGAGCTTGACTTCCGGTTGACCAAACAGGGCTTTTTCCGAAGCGATCCGGATATCGCAGGCCATCGCCAGTTCGCAACCACCACCGAGGGCATAACCATTAATGGCGGCAATGACCGGCTTCACTGAGGCCTCAATTTTATTCAAAACACGTTGCGCCAAATGGGCAAAATCGCGGGACCACTCAGGCGTCGCCTCGACCATCCGGGTGATATCGCCGCCGGCCACGAAAGCCTTGTCGCCGGCACCGGTCAGGATGATGACGGCAACATCATCATCCTGCTCAAGATCATCAATGGTCTCTTCGAGTTCGACAAAAACAGATTCGGTCACAGCGTTTAAACTCTTCGGACGATTGATCGTAATCGTCGCAATCTGATCCTCTATATTGACCAACAGGTTTGATTCACTCATATAATTCGGCTCCTCCATATCCGTTATTTCTCTTCAGAACGATGGATATTGAACGGCGACCAGGCCTGGTTGGTTGCCATCAACTCCAGGGTATTAACATTGACATGCGGCGGCAGATGAACAACCCAGTGCACCGCTTCGGCGATATCCTTGCCGGTCAGGGGTTGAATCCCCTTGTAGACATTGGCCGCCTTTTCCTTATCTCCCTTGAAACGGTTGATCGAAAATTCGGTTTCAGCCATTCCCGGTTCAATATTCGTAACCCTGACATTCTTGCCGAGCAGATCACAGCGCAGGTTGCGTGAAAACTGCTGGACAAAGGATTTCGTTGCACCATACACATTGCCGCCGGGATAAGGCCAGTTTCCGGCCACAGAACCGATATTTACAATTGAACCATTCTTGCGGTCGACCATCCCCGGCAACAGGGCGCGGGTGCAGTAAAGGACACCTTTAATATTGGTGTCGACCATAACCTCCCAATCTTTGATGTCGGTCTCCCAGGAAGGTTCCAGTCCGAGGGCGAGTCCGGCGTTATTCACCAGGACATCTACCGTCTGAAAAGGTTCGGGAAGATTGGCAAATGCCGTAAATACCTCTTCGCGGTTCCTGACATCGAGCGGCAAAAGATGAACATCGTTATCCGGATACTGCTCCTGTAACTCAGCCAGACGTTGTTCACGACGTCCGACCAATATCATTCTGCAGCCGTCACCGGCAAAACGCTCGACACAGGCTTTGCCGAAACCGGATGTCGCACCGGTTATTACAACCGTCTTTTGCATTGTCATTTCTCCTCGTCTCCAAGTAACATGACTTTAATTTCAGCTTCAGCCAACAGATCGCCACCGGCTGTAAGCACGGATTTAACCTCAGCCAGGTTGCGGCGAACAGATACGACCTCAGCGGAAACCTTGACTTCCTGATCGACCTGTACCGGTTTGCGAAAACGAACCAGCATTTTCATCGTCACAGCATGCAGCGACTGTGGCCGACAGGCATAGATCGCAGCCTCATCCAGCAGGGCTGAAATGATACCACCATGAACGACCCCTTGCCACCCCTGAAAACTTTCCGCCAGGGACGTTGTTGCTTCAGCCCGGTTCTT
Coding sequences within:
- a CDS encoding crotonase, which gives rise to MSESNLLVNIEDQIATITINRPKSLNAVTESVFVELEETIDDLEQDDDVAVIILTGAGDKAFVAGGDITRMVEATPEWSRDFAHLAQRVLNKIEASVKPVIAAINGYALGGGCELAMACDIRIASEKALFGQPEVKLGIIPGFAGTQRLSRLVGKGKAKEIIFTGEMFDAAEAHRIGLVNKVVAADELMQSCQEMASIIAQRSRTAVRLSKEAIDNGLEMDVARAEKYEADLFSLCFAMPDQREGMLAFVEKRAAVFKGK
- a CDS encoding NAD(P)-dependent oxidoreductase — its product is MQKTVVITGATSGFGKACVERFAGDGCRMILVGRREQRLAELQEQYPDNDVHLLPLDVRNREEVFTAFANLPEPFQTVDVLVNNAGLALGLEPSWETDIKDWEVMVDTNIKGVLYCTRALLPGMVDRKNGSIVNIGSVAGNWPYPGGNVYGATKSFVQQFSRNLRCDLLGKNVRVTNIEPGMAETEFSINRFKGDKEKAANVYKGIQPLTGKDIAEAVHWVVHLPPHVNVNTLELMATNQAWSPFNIHRSEEK
- a CDS encoding PaaI family thioesterase yields the protein MQLSADRKCFVCGPDNESGLNIRFTIDPVKNRAEATTSLAESFQGWQGVVHGGIISALLDEAAIYACRPQSLHAVTMKMLVRFRKPVQVDQEVKVSAEVVSVRRNLAEVKSVLTAGGDLLAEAEIKVMLLGDEEK